The window TGGGCGTGATACAGGAAATTCTGCTGCGGGTGTATGGTGAAGGTGATATGATTTATTCCGGGCAGACAGCCGGTTTTCATTTAAATACCCTGGAAGAACTGGCGGATCGTATCGTTGGTTCGTATCCCCATGTGAGAATTGCGGGTGTCACCTCTTTTCCCTGTTACTTATACGATGAGCAGCTGGATGACATCGTTCCTACGGCTAATTTAAAAACCGTAACGCGTGCGGCAGCAATCTTAAAGTCGCGGGGAATTCTCTGCCGTATCATCAATACTCCCTCAGCAACCTGCTGTCGCACCATTGAACGGATGAAGCGGGACGGGGGAAATTGTGGTGAGCCGGGACATGGCTTTTCCGGAACAACCCCCATGCATGCCGCCCATGAACT of the Anaerotignum faecicola genome contains:
- a CDS encoding YhfX family PLP-dependent enzyme gives rise to the protein GVIQEILLRVYGEGDMIYSGQTAGFHLNTLEELADRIVGSYPHVRIAGVTSFPCYLYDEQLDDIVPTANLKTVTRAAAILKSRGILCRIINTPSATCCRTIERMKRDGGNCGEPGHGFSGTTPMHAAHEL